tttcctctATATTCGCTAGGTACAAGTTTATGTTCTTTATGTCGTGGTGGCTTCGTGCGCTCTCAATGAGCCGCTCTCTCGCCAGGTCCTCCATCAGcacgcagggggggggggggaaggtgCAAATGACTACCCACGCAAGCTGCGCTAGGTACACCTGGAATGCTCGAGCGATTACCCACTCTGCGGGGGCACACTGCGGGGGCACTCTGCGGGGGAGCCGTAAGCTAGGCACACTCACACGGGGGGGGGCCACCTTTTTTCTTAGCTGTGGAGAATCACCCCCAATTGGCTGATATAACTCGTACCGCCTCACACGTGGAGCTACTATTTGTTTGTGCCATCCTTTAGGGGGAGTGAAATTTCCCTTGTCAAGAAAAACGGAGTCCACGCGGGGGGAGGCGCCACACAATCCAGTCCCTATGCCGAGGGAACCAAGGTGAGCGCACAcatgaaggggaagaaaaaaaggaaaaaaggaaaaaaaaggaatacacGTTTTCTTTAGCACAAAAGAGGAATTGCTACGAGCCATTCCATCTGCGTGAATGCTTGAAGGAGCATAgcgaaaatgtttttttttttNNNNNNNNNNTTTTCtttcaattatatattttcccatttttccttcGTGCGTTACTTCCCCGTTCCtttgttacatttttcccccattttttttttgtattttttctcctcccctaGCTGGAGAATCGAGCGGTGTGCTGGAATCCATATCAAAACGGGAGTAGGCAAAAAGGggcgcaaaaatgggggaccctttttttggggggctTCCCCTTGTGGGGGGTGGCAAAGTGAAACCGATTGGGGGATTCActgagcaggaggaggagcatcTCTCAGGGGAAGCAGCTCTGCACACATTTCTTTCGCAAAgtggggaagaagcgcaCTGTGTCAATATGGGTCCTCCTTAACTTCAAACTCGTGGGTCTATCCACACACCCATCTATTTACCTACTTCCCCCAAAAAACCCACATATGCGCACTCCCCAAATTAACTGAAGAAATAAACGCCCCCGACAATGCCCCCCACAACGCTTAAAGAAGTGAGCGCAAGGATGATTAACTTATTTGCCTGAAAGAAGCTTTCCTCCGATGAGTACttcaaggggggggagggggaaataaacaAGCGATATCACAGGAGGTACTGAGTCacgtgttcatttttttttttttacgtatgtTTGACACTCACGTGTATACAAATCACACGTTCGCTTCTATGTGCGTGCGTCTCTTTTCTTCAAACCTCATCCTCGGGTTCCTCCTTGGGGCCCTCTTCCGCGATGCTCAAATCGACTCCGGGAGAAGTCCCCTCCAATGTGAAGGCGCAATCAGATGGGCCTACTCCTGTGGGGGGGTGGAGGGGGAGACAAGACGGGTTCGCATGTTCGCCAGTTTGGCAGTTCGCCAGTTTGGCAGTTCGCCAGTTTGGAAGTTCGCCAGTTTGGCAGTTCGCCAGTTTGGAAGTTCGCCAGTTTGGCAGTTCGCCAGTTTGGAAGTTCGCCTGTTTGCCAGCTTGCCACTTCGCATATTCGCTTGTTCGCTTGTTCGCTTGTTCGCTCCACGTGTCTGTAGAGCGTTTCTACGGATGTGCGTGCAGAATGTGCAGAGGTGCAAGGGAACCCCCTTTTGGAGTCCCCCCTTTGGAGTCCCCCCTTTGGAGTCCCCCCTTTGGAGTCCCCCCTTTGGAGTCCCCCCTTTGGAGTCCCCCCTTTGgagtcccctttttggagtcccctttttggagtcccctttttggaggCCTCACCCAGCTTCCCATTTTCATTGTCGAAGATGAGATACTTGtttaggaaaaaagggatccCTAACTTGAGGGTTCCCTCCGAATTTATCAAAACTCGATACACTCCGTCGCTTcggggaaaaaggagagaattACAAGTGTATGGAGGTGGGCATGTATGATCCATCACATTATAGGTACGTTCCCTGTGGGAGAGACAGCGCAGTTTTCGCACTGAGATGGAAGTTAAGGTAACCCTTCGTGGATTAGGTAGTCCTTGGGCTGAATCAGCACCTTCCCGTCGCTgaaggggggaacaaaaggggggaggggggtcaCTCTGTGGGGAAGTCACTCTGTGGGGAAGTCACTCGGTGGGGAAGTCACTCTGTGGGGAGGTCACTCTGTGGGGAAGTCACTCGGTGGGGAAGCTGTCTAAATTGCCTCCCCACCGCTTCGCCGCACCGCTGGACGTACTGGAATACGAGCTCTATCGTGGGGAAGTTTGCAACGCCTTGGTTTTTCAGTGTGAATACACCCTTGTTAATGATATCGGAGCAGGTGTTGCCCTCGCCAACGCAGGAGGTGTGCACGGCGGTCTTCAGCTTGGCGGCGATATCGGCTGGGAAGGACAGGAAGTAACTGTCTGGGGGGATAGGTGCGGAGCAGAAGTCCATGTGTGGAGGGTCAACATggcagcaaaagggggagcagATGTCCATGTGTGAAGGGTCAACCTGGCAGAAAAACGCGCTCTACACTGCGTAGTTCACTGCTAAGTTGCATGCTCGCAGGGCGCTTACATGAATCGACGACAGCCACCCCGCCGTTTTCACTCGCCAGGGGCTTCGTGCCCGACACCATGTTGACCTCTTTCAAGAGAAGGTTGTACGTGTTCTTGGAAGTGCCCGAATATGCGAGCCACACAATTTCGTGAGAAGTGGCTTGCTGGTCTGCCAGAAGTTCTATCGGGGCATCTGCTTCCAGGTGTTGAAGACCCATCTGCAATTTCGATACAGCTGGGACCTTCTTCTTTAATGCTTCATAGTTAGCTCCACCGAAGGATGCAAAACCCCCTCCTTCAATAAAGCATAATCCGAAGATGTTCTTCTTAGACAGAGACTTCTGTACCAAggtatgcaaaatggaaggggACTCTTTCGAGTGGTCAGTAGCATCTGTACGGTTATATGCTAATCCGATAAAACCAGAAATGGTATTATTGAAGGTCAAGTCGTCACTCTTTGTTATACATCCGAAGTGGTTGTAGTCGAATTTAACCTTATCGTACAGGTAAAACGAATCTCTAAAATAAAAGCCCTCTATGTGTTCCCAATTAATATTTGAGCTAAACGAACACACGGACATGTTCTTCTTGTCCAACTTGGTgttaacatttaaaaaatttatatcatttaCGTAGTTACAAAATCTTTTGgtacaagttttttttctcaacccTAAGTCATGAACCATCTGAAGCAAATTTTCAATCGGTGCACATGATTTGCCATTTCCTACAGCAGTACAGTGTCTACTTTTGCAACCAACATATTTTACACCTTCTGATTCGTCTacttcatattttaaatccTTCATTTCGTCACTCTGATTAGCATTATAGGAACAGTAAAGGGCGGTTATGGGGGTGGACGTGACGACGCCAAACTGAAGGGACTTCTTCTTCGACCCCATCAAGAGGGGCACACTCCACCTGAAATTCTGTTCATTTAGCTTTAAGCTGAAGTAGTCCtgcttgttttttgttttcgctTCTATGAGGGAGTTCCCCTTGCTGGCCGTGCTGCCGGAGTTCACCCAGTTGTTCGTGCTGGCGGAGTTCACCCAGTTGTTCGTGCTGGCGGAGTTCACCCAGTTGTTCGTGCTGGCGGAGTTCACCTTGTAGGTAGTGCTGGCGGCGTTCACCCTGTTGGTCATGCTGGCGTCGTCCACCCCGTCGACCCCTCCTCCGCTGTGACGAAACTTGTGAGGCGTCTTCCTCACCGCTTCGTCCAAATGATACCCAGAACAAACTGTTTCATTGTGTGTGTACAAAAGGAGTGCCGCCAGGGCGAACAGCAGGGGGACAATTCGTCCCATCTTTACCAAACGTGTTATCATCCAGTTGAGGAgttgaaaacaaatgtgagGTGCTGCGCATGTGTTAGCCCCAAATCAGGGGttaccacatttttttttttttaaacgaaaTGGAGACACGCGCGTTTGGGTCTACCGAATTATGACTCGCGAGCTGGACGTTCTCTCTCCCCTGtaattgtagaaaaaaaaacgcggacgttatttttttgcgcctAAAAAGGGAGATAATAACCTGAACGGGGCACGTagaaaacgtgaaaaaaaaaagctagagGGAGGCCGTGACAGCGACAGCGACAGCGAAATGGTGGACACCCTgtaaagggggaaaagacgCGTGGGGGAATTACCAAATGGCTctacccaaaaaaaagggaaaagtatTTTGCTATCTTCTCTATCCCCCCAATTGGGAGTATTTTccgattttaatttttcccagTCAGGAGAGGCGCGTGTCCACTTCAAGCGGTGCGCATATTGTTCATTTATTcgcttaattttttgcttaattttttgcttaattttttgcttaattttttgcttaattatTTGCTTAATTATTTGCTTAATTAATTGCTTAATTAATTGCTTaactttttgcttcctttttgcttcctttttgattcctttttgcttGGGTTTTTGCCCAAGCTGGGTGACGCGGTGAAGTTAGCCATCACAGGAAGAAAGTTATTTGGGTGGGGAACGCCCCCGTCAATTTgctgtatgtacatgcagaCAAAACGAAGATGCCTTTAACGTGGCACTATCATGTGCCTTTAAAACGGGGAGTGTTCCCCAAATTTTGAGCAAACTGGAATGTGCTCGCGAGGGACGAGGCAAGACTGCAAAGGCACAACGCAAGATAACAAAAGAAAACTTAAGCAGCACAGCCAATTTCGCACTGATATAGCTacacccccacacacacactcaAACACACACCCCTACACATCACTAGGGGCAACGGGACTACCTCCTGGAGGAGTCGTAATAATTGCGAGCCTTGTACCTCCCCCCGAAGTTCCCCTCGTTGTGACGCTTCACCTTGTTGTACTTCTCCTTGAGAGAGATGTTCGCACTGATCACATCTTTCATGATTACTTTCTTCGAAAACGTAGTGGGTATTCCTCCACGTTCGATGGTCTCCCCCACAAGTTTTACCTTCTTTACTGGAGAAGCCAAGTTGTCGTGagaagatttaaaaaatgcaatacTGCTGTATTGAAAGGAAAGTACGTCGTATATAGTAACAGGTGGATAGGTCATTCTTTTAatgtgcacaattttatttacaattttttttaactcctccGAGGTTAAGTCAATTAAGGGGGACATGAACAAAGTTTGCATGGTCAGGTAATAATTTAGAAAGAGGTAATAGTACCTCATCTGGTATTCTACATTGAGATGTTCCAGCAGTTGGTTTATCATTTCTTCTGTCCCTTTGTCTACTGTTTGCTTTATTATgatatcttcattttggaagTCCTCCTTAGGGATGCTCAGGACCTGCCTGATGTATGTCTCATCCAAATTTCCACTAGGGTTGGTACTAAACGTGGCCACGGCGGAAGACCCTGATGATACAGCCTCCTTCCCGTGCTCTCCACGTAACTTTTCAATCTGGACTAACTCCTGTTTTATTCGTTCCCAATGTGTGTTCTCCGTATCGGTGTTCTGCTTATCTGTGTCCTGCTTATCTGTGTCCTGCTTGTCNNNNNNNNNNNNNNNNNNNNNNNNNNNNNNNNNNNNNNNNNNNNNNNNNNNNNNNNNNNNNNNNNNNNNNNNNNNNNNNNNNNNNNNNNNNNNNNNNNNNNNNNNNNNNNNNNNNNNNNNNNNNNNNNNNNNNNNNNNNNNNNNNNNNNNNNNNNNNNNNNNNNNNNNNNNNNNNNNNNNNNNNNNNNNNNNNNNNNNNNNNNNNNNNNNNNNNNNNNNNNNNNNNNNNNNNNNNNNNNNNNNNNNNNNNNNNNNNNNNNNNNNNNNNNNNNNNNNNNNNNNNNNNNNNNNNNNNNNNNNNNNNNNNNNNNNNNNNNNNNNNNNNNNNNNNNNNNNNNNNNNNNNNNNNNNNNNNNNNNNNNNNNNNNNNNNNNNNNNNNNNNNNNNNNNNNNNNNNNNNNNNNNNNNNNNNNNNNNNNNNNNNNNNNNNNNNNNNNNNNNNNNNNNNNNNNNNNNNNNNNNNNNNNNNNNNNNNNNNNNNNNNNNNNNNNNNNNNNNNNNNNNNNNNNNNNNNNNNNNNNNNNNNNNNNNNNNNNNNNNNNNNNNNNNNNNNNNNNNNNNNNNNNNNNNNNNNNNNNNNNNNNNNNNNNNNNNNNNNNNNNNNNNNNNNNNNNNNNNNNNNNNNNNNNNNNNNNNNNNNNNNNNNNNNNNNNNNNNNNNNNNNNNNNNNNNNNNNNNNNNNNNNNNNNNNNNNNNNNNNNNNNNNNNNNNNNNNNNNNNNNNNNNNNNNNNNNNNNNNNAAGTCCATATGGTTGAGTAGGCCCACACAGAAGACTATTCCAAAGGAGTGACTTGCAAGTGTGCATACGTGCGCAAATGcgagagggggaggggggctACCCCAAGTTCGCACAGGAGCATTTGAAATGGGTGTGGGCTATTGAGATGGTCACCCACAATGAGGGACGCGACCGTGGCCCTCACGAGAGGTACCCGAAGCGGGAGGTCCCTTCGTCGAGCTGCAAAACGAGCGAGGGCAGCAGAGAGTGGCGGCCAATCtggaagttaaaaaaaatgttgatgtTTGACAGAAGCAGCCCCAAGCCGAACGCCGAGTGGTGCATCTTCCTCTTGTTTTTGAGAAAGGACAACTTGAGGTAGTTGTACAAGGCGCTCTTTCGGCTGTCCTCGCTCATGGCGTTAGGCGGCTTGCCCCCGCGGGGAGTACCCCCGCCACTATCACTACTGCTAGTGCTGCTACTACCGCTACTACCCCCTATGCCAAACAGGCTGCAGTTGAGGAAGAGGTAGAGCCTCAAGTCCATCAGGTTAAGAAAGTAATTCTCAAACAGTACGGGCAATATCAGTTTGTAATTCATCGTGAGGTTGATCTTGCTTTCTTGCTCCTTCTGCGCGTCGTTCAGGTTGACATTGCATACGTTATACGTCGTGCTGTTGGGGGGGCTACTCCCCGTCGTTGTGTCTCCACTCGGGAGGGTGATCCGCGTTAAGTCTTCATCAAAATTGGGGCCATCCCTCTTCCCAGTCCGTGCCCTATTCCCACGGAACAGTCCTTTCACTTGGTGGTAGCAGTACGACCATGGACCCTTCCCATTCCTCTCACCTCCTCCCCAGCCCCAACTGGAGAGGCAGTTATAACCCTGCCGTAAATCCCATAAtccccttttgaaaaaaaaagccacgTTTAGTAAAAGGTGAACTTGGTTCATGATTAGTTTGCATTTGTATAGGGGGACCAGGACGAGAGGGGCCTCTTCCCCAGTGGCGAGAGGTTTTGCTGCTCCTCTCGAACTCCCCCCCCGGTAGGTCAACACCCGTTTGAGCTTACAAAAAAAGTCAAACATATTTACTCTGTAATTCTTTTGGAAGGAAAAGGTGTAGTTTAAGTAcacgttttttatttggtccaaggagaggaagcctccccccctcttcCTATTAGCttgcttaaaaaaagacAGCATGGTTGTCTTCAGATCGGCTTTACTCCCATCCGTTCCCCCCACGGAGGAATTTCCCTCCCCCGTCGGGTCAAACCTCCTATCCGTATTGAAGTAGAAAACCAAatccattttattctttacgTTGAAAAAAGATTTcataaattttgatttttcaaACCAGCTGGAGGAGTAGGCGTTTAAACAGCTAGACAGCTTCAGTTTGGATCTGTATATATTGTACAGTTGGTTGGATAACACCTCACTGTCGTTTGGGCTTCtccaaaaggagaggaatCGGGAGGGAAAGAGCCTTCCTGAGTGGGTAGGTCCCTCtgaatgatattttttctccttcaagAAGTATAGGAAATTGTGAAAAAGctcctttttcgctttcaCTTTGATCTCCAAAACGGTGTTGCGTATTTTCCTgatagcaaaaaggaagacctTCCCTCTGTTCAGGTAGCTGTAGATGTTCTTCCGCTGCGGGGAGGACCCGCTGGGGAGCAACTCCCGCTTCCCCGAGGGGCACTTCCCCGGATGGTTAAAACCTCCCTGCACATTtatgctcccttttttttccccattttcacCTTGCCTGTTCATAATATTTACGCACTCACTCAGGGCTGAGCTGTCTAGCTCCTTCTTGAAAGCTTGGCTGACGTTgaccccccaaatgaaaTACGCAGGTGAGTTGCTCCGTAGCTTCTCCAACTCCACAGTGTCGTTCACGAAGACCATATCGTAGTCATGcttgttatttttgtaactcagatttttaaaaaatttcaacctGAGCTTGTCCCCATAGTTAATGCTGTGCAGGTAACCAAAAGTAACGTTCATGCAAAAATCAAAGAGAGAGTTAAAGCTCTTCGATATGGATGGgacaaatgaaaattttttattttccactaGGTCCATTTGTAGCAAATGTTTATGTTTCTCCTTGTCGTGACTCAACCTCACATGgatgtaattaaaaaggttCGATTTTAGGAGCAGGTCGAACGTGGCTTGGTCCCATACGAAGATGCTACCCTCctttatgttcatttttttttcgaaaaatttgCGCAGCTTGTTGGACGCTGCCTCGGGGCTCTGGAGATCATCGTGGCTCGGCGCGGCGGCGGCCACGCCGCTTGCGGAGCCCTTGCGCTCGAAGAGCAGTTCCCCCTGGGGGGGGGCACCCGTTGGGGGGGCACCTGTTGGGGGAGCGGCTGGAGTAGTCGTAGTGGCTGGAGTAGTTGTAGTGGCTGGAGTAGTTGTAGTGGCTGGAGTAGTTGTAGTGGCTGTAGTAGTTGTAGTCTCCGGAGTAGTCGTAGTGGCTGCAGTAGCACTCGCTGTCGCTGGTCTGGCGATTCCCGTCGCGGTTCGGCCCGCCCGCCGGAGCACCCTGATCTGGACGCTCCCCCGGCCCAGAATCAACTCCTCCACGTAAATGATCAAAACGTCTCCTTCCTCATCTTTAACCACTTCGTGCCGAAGGACACGAGAGAATAGATAACCTGACTTGGTATAAAAA
This genomic stretch from Plasmodium cynomolgi strain B DNA, chromosome 14, whole genome shotgun sequence harbors:
- a CDS encoding hypothetical protein (putative) — encoded protein: MNIKEGSIFVWDQATFDLLLKSNLFNYIHVRLSHDKEKHKHLLQMDLVENKKFSFVPSISKSFNSLFDFCMNVTFGYLHSINYGDKLRLKFFKNLSYKNNKHDYDMVFVNDTVELEKLRSNSPAYFIWGVNVSQAFKKELDSSALSECVNIMNRQGENGEKKGSINVQGGFNHPGKCPSGKRELLPSGSSPQRKNIYSYLNRGKVFLFAIRKIRNTVLEIKVKAKKELFHNFLYFLKEKKYHSEGPTHSGRLFPSRFLSFWRSPNDSEVLSNQLYNIYRSKLKLSSCLNAYSSSWFEKSKFMKSFFNVKNKMDLVFYFNTDRRFDPTGEGNSSVGGTDGSKADLKTTMLSFFKQANRKRGGGFLSLDQIKNVYLNYTFSFQKNYRVNMFDFFCKLKRVLTYRGGSSRGAAKPLATGEEAPLVLVPLYKCKLIMNQVHLLLNVAFFFKRGLWDLRQGYNCLSSWGWGGGERNGKGPWSYCYHQVKGLFRGNRARTGKRDGPNFDEDLTRITLPSGDTTTGSSPPNSTTYNVCNVNLNDAQKEQESKINLTMNYKLILPVLFENYFLNLMDLRLYLFLNCSLFGIGGSSGSSSTSSSDSGGGTPRGGKPPNAMSEDSRKSALYNYLKLSFLKNKRKMHHSAFGLGLLLSNINIFFNFQIGRHSLLPSLVLQLDEGTSRFGYLSTNPSGNLDETYIRQVLSIPKEDFQNEDIIIKQTVDKGTEEMINQLLEHLNVEYQMRYYYLFLNYYLTMQTLFMSPLIDLTSEELKKIVNKIVHIKRMTYPPVTIYDVLSFQYSSIAFFKSSHDNLASPVKKVKLVGETIERGGIPTTFSKKVIMKDVISANISLKEKYNKVKRHNEGNFGGRYKARNYYDSSRR
- a CDS encoding hypothetical protein (putative), producing the protein MGRIVPLLFALAALLLYTHNETVCSGYHLDEAVRKTPHKFRHSGGGVDGVDDASMTNRVNAASTTYKVNSASTNNWVNSASTNNWVNSASTNNWVNSGSTASKGNSLIEAKTKNKQDYFSLKLNEQNFRWSVPLLMGSKKKSLQFGVVTSTPITALYCSYNANQSDEMKDLKYEVDESEGVKYVGCKSRHCTAVGNGKSCAPIENLLQMVHDLGLRKKTCTKRFCNYVNDINFLNVNTKLDKKNMSVCSFSSNINWEHIEGFYFRDSFYLYDKVKFDYNHFGCITKSDDLTFNNTISGFIGLAYNRTDATDHSKESPSILHTLVQKSLSKKNIFGLCFIEGGGFASFGGANYEALKKKVPAVSKLQMGLQHLEADAPIELLADQQATSHEIVWLAYSGTSKNTYNLLLKEVNMVSGTKPLASENGGVAVVDSYSYFLSFPADIAAKLKTAVHTSCVGEGNTCSDIINKGVFTLKNQGVANFPTIELVFHDGKVLIQPKDYLIHEGLP